A section of the Microbacterium forte genome encodes:
- a CDS encoding helix-turn-helix transcriptional regulator, whose protein sequence is MDREALAEFLVRRREQLKPSDVGLGAGARRRTPGLRREEVAQLAAMSTDYYARLEQQRGPQPSVQILASLARALRLTPDERDYLHRICGHSAPDRTTFTDYVHPGMLRVLDRLDDTPAFVVSMLDEVLIQNDAARALLGDVSGLEGIERSGIYRWFAHPHDERGRYPEQDHLRHSRVLVASLRSAYGALGERSRAGEIVRELIVRSPEFAELWNVHEVRRRFEDHKVLIHPEIGPIEVDCQALFTEDESQALIVLTAAPGSDAASKLELLRVLGTQRV, encoded by the coding sequence GTGGACAGAGAAGCACTGGCCGAGTTCCTCGTGCGACGCAGGGAGCAGCTGAAGCCGTCAGACGTCGGGCTCGGCGCGGGAGCGCGCCGCCGCACTCCCGGTCTCCGTCGCGAGGAGGTCGCGCAGCTCGCAGCCATGTCGACCGACTACTACGCGCGCCTCGAACAGCAGCGCGGTCCGCAGCCCAGCGTGCAGATCCTCGCCTCGCTCGCACGGGCGCTGCGGCTGACTCCCGACGAGCGCGACTACCTGCATCGCATCTGCGGGCACAGCGCCCCGGACCGCACGACCTTCACCGACTACGTGCATCCGGGCATGCTCCGTGTTCTCGACCGCCTCGATGACACGCCCGCCTTCGTCGTCTCGATGCTCGACGAGGTCCTGATCCAGAATGACGCCGCACGGGCGCTGCTCGGCGACGTCAGCGGTCTGGAGGGTATCGAGCGCAGCGGGATCTACCGCTGGTTCGCGCACCCGCATGACGAGCGCGGGCGCTACCCGGAGCAGGATCACCTGAGGCACAGTCGTGTGCTCGTGGCGTCGCTCCGGTCCGCATACGGCGCGCTCGGCGAGCGCTCACGAGCCGGCGAGATCGTGCGCGAGCTCATCGTCCGCAGCCCGGAGTTCGCCGAGCTGTGGAACGTGCACGAGGTGCGGCGGCGTTTCGAAGACCACAAGGTCCTCATCCATCCGGAGATCGGTCCGATCGAGGTCGACTGCCAGGCGCTGTTCACCGAGGACGAATCCCAGGCGCTCATCGTGCTGACAGCAGCGCCGGGAAGCGATGCGGCGAGCAAGCTCGAACTGCTCAGAGTGCTCGGGACACAGCGGGTCTGA
- a CDS encoding methyltransferase family protein yields MPVIAGIPITPVTARLYFAVQALAGVAWWIAAALSDDVRRLTLGDLPAGLVAVFDIPLFVIGSAVIAAGFRWAVWVAVPWTAIVAAGMAVYATATGLAGWGALVMVIAAGASAAAGIVLLCGRAPVEWLVTGPLAFRPAASIRTRALLARTGLQTLFFWGTFLVVIPIVVSLVEARWSLRIEVPFVVHLAGGVLLVAATALGIWSAVSMSVEGEGTPLPSQMARRLVISGPYRYVRNPMAVAGIAQGISVGLIMGSWLVVAYSLFGSLLWNSVVRPLEEADLEARFGSEFVEYSSRVSCWLPVRPAVSRAL; encoded by the coding sequence ATGCCGGTCATCGCAGGGATCCCGATCACACCGGTGACCGCTCGGCTGTATTTCGCTGTGCAGGCTCTGGCGGGAGTGGCCTGGTGGATCGCGGCGGCGCTGTCGGACGACGTGCGTCGTCTCACCCTCGGAGACCTGCCGGCGGGACTCGTGGCGGTGTTCGACATCCCGCTCTTCGTCATCGGTTCGGCTGTCATCGCAGCGGGTTTCCGGTGGGCTGTCTGGGTCGCTGTTCCGTGGACGGCCATCGTCGCCGCCGGTATGGCCGTCTACGCCACGGCGACGGGCCTCGCCGGATGGGGCGCCCTGGTCATGGTGATCGCTGCCGGGGCGAGCGCAGCGGCGGGAATCGTCCTGCTCTGCGGGCGAGCACCCGTGGAATGGCTGGTCACCGGTCCGCTCGCTTTCCGGCCGGCTGCGAGCATCCGCACGCGAGCGCTGCTCGCCCGCACCGGACTGCAGACGCTGTTCTTCTGGGGCACCTTCCTGGTGGTCATCCCCATCGTGGTGTCGCTCGTCGAGGCCCGGTGGTCGCTGCGCATCGAGGTTCCGTTCGTCGTCCACCTGGCCGGCGGTGTGCTTCTCGTCGCCGCGACCGCCCTCGGAATCTGGTCGGCCGTGTCGATGTCGGTCGAGGGCGAGGGCACCCCGCTCCCGTCGCAGATGGCGCGGCGACTCGTGATCTCCGGCCCCTATCGATACGTGCGCAACCCGATGGCGGTCGCCGGCATCGCGCAGGGCATCAGCGTGGGCCTCATCATGGGCTCCTGGCTCGTCGTCGCGTATTCGCTCTTTGGATCGCTGTTGTGGAACTCGGTCGTGCGACCGCTCGAGGAGGCGGATCTCGAAGCGAGATTCGGGTCGGAATTCGTGGAGTACAGCAGCAGGGTGTCGTGCTGGCTGCCGGTCAGACCCGCTGTGTCCCGAGCACTCTGA
- a CDS encoding aldo/keto reductase encodes MTALPHFTAHNGFALPALGLGTYALNGDAGADAVASAIGAGYRLIDSAFNYENEGSVGRGVRESDVDASELIVTTKLPGRHHPRAKARTSIEESRSRLGVDAIDLHLIHWPNPHQDEYVQAWEALVEAQQRGVVRQIGVSNFLPEHLERIERETGVRPVVNQIEVHPYFPQDEQLAYHRENGILTEAWSPLGRAKQLIEEQVIGEVAAAHDISPAQTVLAWHIARETVAIPKASSLEHQVSNLAAAEIVLTTAEVEAITALGRADGRLFDADPGSHEES; translated from the coding sequence ATGACGGCTCTCCCTCACTTCACGGCCCACAACGGCTTCGCCCTCCCCGCTCTCGGACTCGGCACCTACGCCCTCAACGGGGATGCAGGCGCGGATGCCGTGGCCTCGGCGATCGGCGCCGGGTACCGGCTGATCGACTCGGCATTCAACTACGAGAACGAGGGGTCGGTCGGCCGCGGGGTGCGCGAATCCGACGTGGACGCGTCCGAACTCATCGTCACGACCAAGCTGCCCGGCCGTCATCACCCGCGCGCGAAGGCGCGGACGAGCATCGAGGAGAGCCGGTCACGGCTGGGGGTCGACGCGATCGACCTGCACCTCATCCACTGGCCGAACCCGCACCAGGACGAGTACGTGCAGGCATGGGAGGCGCTGGTGGAGGCTCAGCAGCGCGGAGTCGTGAGACAGATCGGCGTCTCGAACTTCCTCCCCGAGCACCTCGAACGCATCGAGCGCGAGACCGGCGTCCGCCCCGTCGTCAACCAGATCGAGGTGCACCCGTACTTCCCGCAGGACGAGCAGCTCGCCTATCACCGCGAGAACGGCATCCTCACCGAGGCGTGGAGTCCACTGGGACGCGCGAAGCAGCTGATCGAGGAACAGGTGATCGGTGAGGTCGCCGCGGCGCACGACATCTCCCCCGCCCAGACCGTGCTCGCCTGGCACATCGCACGGGAGACGGTGGCGATTCCGAAGGCATCCTCTCTCGAACACCAGGTCTCGAACCTCGCCGCAGCAGAGATCGTGCTGACCACCGCCGAGGTCGAGGCGATCACCGCGCTCGGACGCGCAGACGGACGGCTGTTCGACGCAGATCCCGGGTCGCACGAGGAGTCCTGA
- a CDS encoding YchJ family protein → MSGLQRMAPDDGVPDNAARCPCGSGDVFGGCCGPLLDGALATTAERLMRSRFTAFSIKDAAYLLETWHPSTRPAEIDLDDDVVWRRLVIIDRAGGGPFDRDGEVEFEAFWQQGAERGSLRERSRFVREDRRWLYLDGQVG, encoded by the coding sequence ATGAGCGGACTGCAGAGGATGGCGCCAGATGACGGCGTCCCGGATAATGCGGCGCGTTGTCCGTGTGGCTCCGGAGATGTCTTCGGCGGATGCTGCGGGCCTCTGCTCGACGGGGCACTCGCAACCACGGCTGAGCGCCTGATGCGCTCGCGCTTCACGGCGTTCTCGATCAAGGATGCCGCGTACCTCCTGGAGACCTGGCATCCGTCGACCCGCCCCGCCGAGATCGACCTCGACGACGACGTGGTCTGGCGGCGCCTCGTGATCATCGATCGCGCCGGCGGTGGCCCTTTCGATCGCGACGGCGAGGTCGAGTTCGAGGCCTTCTGGCAGCAGGGCGCCGAGCGCGGTTCGCTCCGCGAGCGGAGCCGCTTCGTGCGCGAGGACCGCAGGTGGCTCTACCTCGACGGACAGGTCGGGTGA
- a CDS encoding zinc ribbon domain-containing protein encodes MNASPEHQRILLDVADLDRRIAQAERARTKPPQAARITELVAIRQDQLRELTALTGTRDDVRTELKRLESDVKLVEQRRARDADRLATATNSKEAQALEHEIASLARRQSDLEDIELDVMGRVEDADAAVAAQQALLGTTTAEGTALTAQAKADVAAATDLIAQLTRDREAVTASLPAPLLAEYARRAANSAGAANSAGAAVLSRGTCEGCRMLLPGTDLNDIRNAPDDLVVFCPECGCILVRTEESGL; translated from the coding sequence GTGAACGCCAGCCCAGAACACCAGCGCATCCTGCTCGACGTCGCCGACCTGGACCGGCGCATCGCGCAGGCGGAGCGCGCGCGCACCAAGCCCCCGCAGGCCGCCCGCATCACCGAGCTCGTCGCGATCCGTCAGGATCAGCTCCGCGAGCTGACCGCGCTGACCGGCACACGTGACGACGTGCGCACCGAGCTCAAGCGGCTCGAGTCCGATGTGAAGCTCGTCGAGCAGCGGCGGGCCCGCGATGCCGATCGCCTCGCCACGGCCACGAACTCCAAGGAGGCCCAGGCGCTCGAGCACGAGATCGCCAGCCTCGCCAGGCGCCAGAGCGACCTCGAGGACATCGAGCTCGATGTCATGGGTCGTGTCGAAGATGCCGACGCGGCGGTCGCCGCGCAGCAGGCTCTGCTCGGCACCACGACCGCAGAAGGAACCGCGCTCACCGCTCAGGCCAAGGCCGACGTCGCGGCCGCGACCGACCTCATCGCCCAGTTGACGCGCGATCGCGAGGCGGTGACGGCATCCCTTCCGGCGCCGCTCCTGGCCGAGTACGCACGCCGCGCCGCGAACAGCGCCGGCGCCGCGAACAGCGCCGGCGCCGCGGTGCTGAGCCGTGGCACTTGCGAAGGCTGCCGGATGCTGCTCCCGGGCACCGACCTCAACGACATCCGCAACGCGCCGGACGACCTCGTGGTCTTCTGCCCCGAGTGCGGCTGCATCCTGGTGCGCACCGAGGAATCCGGGCTGTGA
- a CDS encoding bifunctional 3'-5' exonuclease/DNA polymerase: MNSRQQTERRVVLVAARSGGYTAVELDADDAEAHRFDLSASEMPAWVAAQERENSPRWVIRSAREIYPVLLDAGVMLARSHDLLLCHAILRDTDKVPRPLAPSSSWVRREPVDEAPALFDVVAHDAPDDPVGDALDQYREQRRVLRDSKDGRLTLLTSAESAGGLIAEEMRAAGLPWNESVHDGILTEILGTRPIAGGLPSRMVAQAERVRSILGDPHLNLESQPKLLRALHRVGVQVESTGRWELAQHSHAVVEPLLAYKKLSRLLSANGWAWLAEWVHDGRFRPIYITGGVVTGRWASAGGGALQLPRNLRAAVRADEGWTLVVADVAQLEPRMLAGMAGDRAMARAAQGKDLYAGVVESGAVATREEAKYAVLGAMYGATTGDSGRLVPRLRKVYPRAMALVDKAARFGEDGGVVSTWLGRSSPRPSIEWETMQAAATDADADPTEVALARRRARDWGRFTRNFVVQGTAAEWSLIWLAEIRHRLQQFPEAEREAPASGIFGSRAHLAFFLHDEVILHVPQEQADAAADAVREAAAVATRRLFGGFPIEVPLDLRIAESAEK, translated from the coding sequence GTGAACTCGCGGCAGCAGACCGAACGTCGCGTCGTCCTGGTGGCGGCTCGCTCGGGCGGCTACACGGCGGTGGAACTCGATGCGGATGATGCCGAGGCACATCGGTTCGACCTCTCCGCGTCTGAGATGCCTGCGTGGGTCGCGGCTCAGGAGCGCGAGAATTCGCCGCGCTGGGTGATCCGCAGCGCCCGCGAGATCTACCCCGTCCTGCTCGACGCGGGGGTCATGCTCGCCCGCTCTCACGATCTGCTGCTCTGCCACGCGATTCTTCGCGACACGGACAAGGTCCCGCGCCCGCTCGCTCCGTCGTCGTCCTGGGTGCGACGTGAGCCCGTCGACGAAGCCCCGGCGCTGTTCGACGTCGTCGCGCATGACGCGCCGGATGACCCTGTCGGCGACGCCCTCGACCAGTACCGCGAGCAACGTCGCGTTCTCAGGGACAGCAAGGACGGTCGCCTGACGCTGCTCACCTCGGCCGAATCGGCCGGAGGACTGATCGCCGAGGAGATGCGCGCGGCCGGCCTGCCCTGGAACGAGTCGGTGCACGATGGCATCCTCACCGAGATCCTCGGCACCCGACCGATCGCGGGAGGCCTGCCCAGTCGCATGGTGGCGCAGGCCGAGCGGGTGCGTTCGATCCTCGGAGACCCCCATCTGAACCTCGAGAGCCAGCCGAAGCTGCTCCGCGCTCTGCACCGTGTCGGCGTGCAGGTCGAGTCGACGGGCCGGTGGGAGCTCGCCCAGCACAGCCATGCCGTGGTCGAGCCGCTGCTGGCGTACAAGAAGCTGTCGCGTCTGCTGAGCGCCAACGGATGGGCGTGGCTCGCCGAGTGGGTGCATGACGGGCGTTTCCGGCCGATCTACATCACGGGCGGGGTCGTGACGGGGCGGTGGGCGTCGGCGGGAGGCGGCGCCCTGCAGCTGCCACGCAACCTGCGCGCCGCGGTGCGCGCGGATGAAGGGTGGACGCTGGTCGTCGCCGACGTCGCTCAGCTGGAGCCGCGGATGCTCGCAGGCATGGCGGGCGACCGTGCGATGGCCCGGGCCGCGCAAGGAAAGGACCTCTACGCCGGGGTGGTGGAATCGGGTGCCGTGGCGACGCGCGAAGAGGCGAAGTACGCCGTCCTCGGGGCGATGTACGGAGCGACGACCGGTGACAGCGGTCGTCTGGTTCCCCGCCTGCGCAAGGTGTATCCGCGCGCTATGGCGCTCGTCGACAAGGCTGCACGGTTCGGCGAGGACGGGGGAGTCGTGTCGACGTGGCTGGGTCGGTCGTCTCCGCGTCCGTCGATCGAGTGGGAGACGATGCAGGCCGCCGCCACCGATGCCGACGCCGACCCCACCGAGGTGGCACTCGCCCGCCGGCGCGCGCGCGACTGGGGACGCTTCACCCGCAACTTCGTGGTGCAGGGCACCGCGGCAGAGTGGTCGTTGATCTGGCTCGCTGAGATCAGGCACCGCCTGCAGCAGTTTCCCGAGGCAGAGCGAGAGGCTCCGGCATCCGGGATCTTCGGCTCGCGTGCCCACCTCGCCTTCTTCCTGCACGATGAGGTGATCCTGCATGTTCCTCAGGAGCAGGCGGATGCCGCCGCGGATGCCGTACGCGAAGCGGCGGCGGTGGCCACGCGCCGACTCTTCGGGGGTTTCCCGATCGAGGTCCCGCTCGATCTGCGGATCGCGGAGTCGGCTGAGAAGTAG
- a CDS encoding amino acid permease: protein MNEPSESSWRKPVSPATSAGLVPVERPQAKKLRSRHVTMITLGGIIGASLFVGSGNVIRAVGPAAVLSYLIGGLLVFLAMRMLGEMAASRPAIGSFMEYARVGLGNWAAYLVGWLYWYFWVGVLAYEAVLGGETMASWFPAVPSWAWSLILIGIFVGTNIISVRAFGEVEFWLASVKVLAIVVFLGAGLLFAFGLWPNSEVSISNLWEHGGFAPNGFGVAFTGVALVIFSYFGTEIAVMASAESEDPAKGIRQATSTIIWRILLFFVGSVLIIVTVVPWNELPVPTDVANAPFTYALEQFGIPGASIIMQLVIFTAVISVLNSGLYSASRMFAALAEQGFAPKIVAKKSKSNVPVMALLASTSGGLIATLVNFLTPGSGIFDFIMNSAGLVALFVYVFIALTQWRLRQKMTPEEVANLKLKMWLHPWLNILLIACIAAVIAVMMFSEGGRTQVWTSLIATGVLILFWPLVRRNLKRRKASDAGSSAPDTVSGAEAPR from the coding sequence ATGAACGAACCCTCAGAATCGTCCTGGAGGAAGCCGGTTTCGCCGGCGACGTCAGCCGGTCTCGTACCGGTCGAGAGACCTCAGGCGAAGAAGCTGCGGTCGCGCCATGTCACCATGATCACCCTGGGCGGAATCATCGGGGCGAGTCTGTTCGTGGGATCGGGCAACGTCATCCGCGCCGTCGGGCCGGCCGCGGTGCTGTCGTACCTCATTGGCGGGCTGCTCGTGTTCCTCGCCATGCGCATGCTCGGCGAGATGGCGGCGTCCCGCCCGGCCATCGGCTCGTTCATGGAGTACGCACGAGTGGGCCTCGGCAACTGGGCCGCGTATCTCGTCGGATGGCTGTACTGGTACTTCTGGGTCGGCGTGCTCGCCTACGAGGCGGTGCTGGGCGGCGAGACCATGGCGAGCTGGTTCCCCGCGGTCCCGTCGTGGGCCTGGTCGCTGATCCTGATCGGCATCTTCGTCGGCACGAACATCATCTCCGTCCGCGCCTTCGGGGAGGTCGAGTTCTGGCTCGCCAGCGTCAAGGTGCTCGCGATCGTCGTCTTCCTCGGCGCCGGTCTGCTGTTCGCCTTCGGACTGTGGCCGAACTCCGAGGTCTCGATCTCGAACCTGTGGGAGCACGGCGGCTTCGCGCCGAACGGCTTCGGCGTCGCCTTCACAGGGGTGGCGCTGGTGATCTTCTCGTACTTCGGCACGGAGATCGCCGTGATGGCCTCCGCCGAGTCGGAGGACCCTGCCAAGGGCATCCGTCAGGCGACGAGCACGATCATCTGGCGCATCCTGCTGTTCTTCGTCGGCTCCGTGCTCATCATCGTCACCGTCGTTCCCTGGAACGAGCTGCCGGTTCCGACCGATGTGGCCAATGCGCCGTTCACCTACGCTCTCGAGCAGTTCGGCATTCCCGGCGCGAGCATCATCATGCAGCTCGTGATCTTCACCGCGGTCATCTCGGTGCTGAACTCGGGTCTCTACTCGGCATCGCGCATGTTCGCGGCCCTCGCCGAGCAGGGCTTCGCGCCGAAGATCGTGGCGAAGAAGTCGAAGAGCAACGTGCCGGTGATGGCGTTGCTGGCCTCGACCAGCGGAGGACTCATCGCCACCCTGGTGAACTTCCTGACGCCGGGATCGGGGATCTTCGACTTCATCATGAACTCAGCCGGACTCGTCGCCCTGTTCGTCTACGTCTTCATCGCCCTCACGCAGTGGCGGCTCCGTCAGAAGATGACGCCCGAGGAGGTCGCGAACCTCAAGCTCAAGATGTGGCTGCACCCCTGGCTCAACATCCTGCTGATCGCATGCATCGCGGCGGTGATCGCCGTGATGATGTTCAGCGAGGGTGGACGAACCCAGGTCTGGACGAGCCTCATCGCCACCGGGGTGCTCATTCTGTTCTGGCCGCTCGTGCGACGCAACCTCAAGCGACGGAAGGCGTCGGATGCGGGGAGCAGCGCCCCGGATACTGTCAGCGGCGCTGAGGCTCCCAGATGA